The following proteins are co-located in the Phragmites australis chromosome 10, lpPhrAust1.1, whole genome shotgun sequence genome:
- the LOC133931191 gene encoding putative 4-hydroxy-4-methyl-2-oxoglutarate aldolase 2: MAALPLATAEVCDANPHLIMNGELRALQPIFQIYGRRQVFAGPIVTLKVYEDNVLVREFLEEKGHGRVLVVDGGGSMRCAILGGNPVQQAQNNGWAGIVVNGCIRDADEINGCDIGVRALNSHPMKANKKGIGEKHVSVNIAGTRICDGEWLYADTDGILVSRMELTV, encoded by the coding sequence ATGGCTGCCCTGCCATTGGCCACCGCTGAAGTATGCGATGCTAATCCTCATTTAATCATGAATGGCGAGCTTCGTGCCCTCCAGCCCATCTTCCAAATCTACGGAAGGCGGCAGGTTTTTGCTGGCCCAATTGTGACACTGAAAGTTTATGAGGACAATGTTCTGGTCCGTGAATTCCTTGAGGAGAAAGGTCATGGCAGAGTTCTGGTTGTTGATGGTGGTGGGAGCATGCGCTGCGCCATTCTGGGTGGCAACCCTGTCCAGCAGGCGCAAAACAATGGGTGGGCCGGCATTGTGGTCAATGGCTGCATCAGGGATGCTGATGAGATCAACGGCTGCGACATTGGTGTCCGAGCTCTGAACTCGCACCCTATGAAGGCAAACAAGAAGGGCATTGGTGAGAAGCATGTCTCTGTGAACATTGCAGGGACCAGAATTTGTGACGGCGAGTGGCTCTATGCTGATACGGATGGCATTCTTGTGTCAAGGATGGAATTGACCGTGTAG